Genomic DNA from Channa argus isolate prfri chromosome 10, Channa argus male v1.0, whole genome shotgun sequence:
CACCGAGTGCCCAGCATGGGATCTTTGCAGCTTCGGCGGGGAGTCTCCACGGGCCGCCCGGGATCACCGAGAACCCCGGACATCTGTTGTTTCCAGGACTTCACGACCAGGGGGTGAGCCACACTTCGCCGAGTGGACACGTAGTTAACAGCCAAATGCATCTTGGCTTACGCGGGGACATTTTCGGAAGACCTGATCCCTATCGTCCGGTCGCAAGCCCTCGGGCGGACCCCTACGGGGCTCAGCTCCACAACTACAATCACCCTATCAATATGAACATGGGGATGAATATGCCGACGCACCACGGTCCAGGGGCCTTCTTTAGATACATGAGGCAACCGATTAAACAAGAATTGTCCTGTAAATGGATAGACGAAAATCAGATGAACAGACCCAAAAAGACTTGCGACAGGACTTTCAGCACCATGCACGAGATGGTCACTCATGTGTCCATGGAGCACGTCGGCGGCCCCGAGCAGAGCAACCACATCTGCTACTGGGAGGACTGCCCGAGAGAAGGGAAATCTTTTAAGGCCAAGTACAAACTCGTCAACCACATCCGCGTGCACACGGGCGAGAAACCGTTCCCATGCCCGTTCCCCGGATGTGGGAAAATATTCGCTAGATCggaaaatttaaaaatccacaaaagaacacacacaggtaGGCACTGACATTATcatggcgtgtgtgtgtgttgaaggaGTGAGGGTATTCTGAATAGACTATGGTGTGCTCCACAGCAAGAGTTCATGTtgtttacaaatacaaatggaGAACTTGGGCCCACGTTTGTCGTGCTGAACAGCAGTTAGGTTCTGATATTGCTCTTTGTGCAGTTtgaattaaattatttctgaaTACTGTTACACACTCGATTATCTTTGTagtaaagaaaacataatgtgGTTCTTCTGAGAAGCTCTAGTGTGTTGGAAAACCACGTTAATTCTTCTAACCTTTgcgcaagtgtgtgtgtgcgtgtgtatgagAGAAAGAGCTATAAAGGCACAAACTTTACTCATTTGTCAAAGTTTGAGTGCAACGGGGTGTTTCGCCAGGACTTTGTAAGACTTTTGTGCCTTCTGGAAGTCAGAGTTTTAACATTAATCGAGTAATTCTTGCTCGGCGCAGAAATGCCCTGTTGATTCAGTGTTTACTACAAGTGCAGACGCACAGAGCAGGTCAGTAGTAGCATGAAGGAGAAGGCCTCTTGAATAAATAAAGCCTGACAGAGCAGTGTGTAGTAGTGGAGCTGTATCCATGTCGCCCCCAAAATGTAGGTTACTCTGTTATATAATAGGCTGCTTACAATTTGCATCTCAGAGCTCGGGCTTTACAGGTGGCGCAACAATAGGAGTTTGTTTGTGCGGGGCTATTCACGGTGTATATTTAATCCTTGCAGGTGAGAAGCCGTTTAAGTGTGAATTTGATGGCTGTGACAGACGCTTCGCCAACAGCAGCGACAGGAAAAagcacatgcatgtgcacacatcAGACAAGCCATACATCTGCAAAGTGTGCGACAAGTCATACACACACCCCAGCTCTCTCAGGAAACACATGAAGGTAATTAACGTCTTCATTACTCcttaaacacattaacacacacacacaccacccccTATCCCCTTCTCCTCTACATAGACAGGTACTAATACAACTGCAGTCATTTCTTAAGATGTTAGTCCATAGCACTGtcacactgcaaaaacacaatttaacatgCAATTTCCTCCTTTAGAGACACTAACACTCTGCTTTAATCAAACTACTGAAATATAGAAATTAATGTCTTATGACTATTTTACTTTCCTGCTATTATCTGAGACTCACAGTTGCTCGTTTGTAGTTGTAAAACGAGC
This window encodes:
- the zic3 gene encoding zinc finger protein ZIC 3, whose translation is MTMLLDSGPQFASLGVGGFGTPRHHDIGNRDPGLGLNPFTDSSHSAAFKISPVAHDIASSQTSAFTPQATGYAAALGHTHGGQVGSYGGGAFNSTRDFLFRNRSVGESTAPSAQHGIFAASAGSLHGPPGITENPGHLLFPGLHDQGVSHTSPSGHVVNSQMHLGLRGDIFGRPDPYRPVASPRADPYGAQLHNYNHPINMNMGMNMPTHHGPGAFFRYMRQPIKQELSCKWIDENQMNRPKKTCDRTFSTMHEMVTHVSMEHVGGPEQSNHICYWEDCPREGKSFKAKYKLVNHIRVHTGEKPFPCPFPGCGKIFARSENLKIHKRTHTGEKPFKCEFDGCDRRFANSSDRKKHMHVHTSDKPYICKVCDKSYTHPSSLRKHMKVHESQGSESSPAASSGYESSTPPVLVSASTDDPTKTPPSGVQNTSGHSEGLAPNFNEWYV